The following are from one region of the Maribacter aquivivus genome:
- a CDS encoding S41 family peptidase gives MKKILILLVAAITFSCSKDDDLSLPNTVDPDGSADVEVQDFMWKSMNFWYFWQANIDDLADDRFESTEEGKAEYTAFLDSEENPAAFFENKLQYIEDRFSFYNEDYRELTNSLAGISKSNGLEFGLVRFQDSEDIFGFVRYIVPNSNASTVEIQRGDLFTGVDGQTLTTSNYIDLLFGENDTYTLNMANFDNGNITPNDVEVSLTKQEGLAENPVFLAKSFTIAGENIGYIMYNQFTNEYDDDLYSAVEDLKSAGITNLVMDLRYNPGGSVNTTRLLASMIYGTNTSDLFLRKRYNDKLQEQFNDSQLEINFADKVNGKNINTLGLTKLYVLTSSSSASASELLINSLEPYMDVIQIGDVTRGKNEFSTTLVDDRDNSYLYTPSRVNNINPDNQWAIQPLIGRNENADGFFDFTSGLQPDYELKEDYSNLGILGEENEPLLAKAIELITGATGKRDFTVHYPINIISSSKENSLMSDKMVDDTVYDLEF, from the coding sequence ATGAAGAAGATATTAATATTATTAGTTGCTGCAATTACATTCTCGTGTTCTAAAGATGACGATTTATCTTTACCGAACACCGTAGACCCAGATGGCTCCGCAGATGTCGAAGTCCAAGATTTTATGTGGAAATCCATGAATTTTTGGTATTTCTGGCAAGCAAATATAGATGATTTGGCAGACGACCGTTTTGAAAGCACCGAAGAAGGCAAAGCTGAATATACTGCGTTTCTTGATTCTGAAGAAAATCCTGCTGCATTTTTTGAAAATAAATTACAGTACATAGAAGATCGCTTCAGTTTTTACAATGAAGATTATAGAGAGCTTACTAATTCGCTCGCAGGCATATCTAAAAGTAATGGTCTAGAATTCGGACTAGTTCGTTTTCAAGACAGCGAAGATATTTTTGGCTTCGTTCGTTACATTGTGCCTAACTCAAATGCAAGTACTGTAGAAATTCAACGTGGTGATTTATTTACCGGCGTTGATGGGCAAACATTAACCACATCTAACTATATTGATTTGCTTTTTGGGGAAAACGATACTTACACCTTGAATATGGCAAATTTTGACAATGGTAATATTACACCGAACGACGTGGAAGTTTCGCTTACCAAACAAGAAGGTCTAGCTGAAAATCCTGTCTTTTTAGCTAAGTCTTTTACAATTGCAGGTGAAAATATTGGCTACATCATGTATAACCAGTTTACTAATGAATATGATGATGATTTGTATTCAGCGGTAGAAGATTTAAAATCTGCCGGAATCACAAATCTTGTAATGGACTTACGTTACAATCCTGGTGGATCTGTAAATACAACTCGCTTATTGGCTAGTATGATTTATGGTACCAATACATCTGATTTATTCCTAAGAAAGAGATATAACGATAAACTTCAAGAGCAATTTAATGACAGCCAATTAGAAATTAATTTTGCAGATAAGGTAAATGGAAAAAACATTAACACTTTAGGATTAACTAAATTATACGTATTAACTTCTTCTAGTTCTGCCTCTGCAAGTGAATTGTTGATTAACAGTTTAGAACCATATATGGATGTCATACAGATTGGTGATGTTACTAGAGGAAAAAATGAGTTCTCTACTACCCTAGTTGATGACCGCGATAATTCTTATTTGTACACTCCATCAAGAGTAAACAATATTAACCCAGATAATCAATGGGCTATTCAACCTTTAATAGGTAGAAATGAAAATGCTGATGGTTTCTTTGACTTTACAAGCGGTTTACAGCCAGATTATGAGTTGAAAGAAGATTATAGCAACCTTGGTATTTTAGGCGAAGAAAATGAGCCATTACTAGCAAAAGCAATTGAATTGATTACAGGCGCTACAGGCAAACGTGATTTTACAGTACACTATCCTATCAATATCATAAGCAGCTCTAAAGAGAATAGTTTGATGAGTGATAAAATGGTAGATGATACGGTTTATGATTTAGAGTTCTAA
- a CDS encoding DUF5074 domain-containing protein has protein sequence MKLKHFMLTAAFASFILTSCSDDDDMPTPGTIGISTTEDTYDEGEGTVEITISTTSVNAMDVTISYEVTGTATVGEDYQSLSGSVVLPAGETSVQENLLLIDDTEVESSEEVIFTITSTSSGEDIMGANSSLILTITDNDSYPFENGILVSHEGNFMQGNASISFVSDDLTTVENDIFKTVNDADALGDNAQSMSFYENMAYIVMNGSQKIEVVNRYTFESVATIGGPSETDFLNPRYMAIANGKGYVTNWGDGSNPDDDYVAVIDLETNTVESTISVAEGPEKIIAKDNTIYVALQGGFNQNNGVTVIDATTNTVTTTITVGDRPNSMQLDASGNLWVLSGGNPSWTGNETAGQIDNINTTDNTVTTTISYAVTEHPGNLEIDGATLYYYFGGSVYAMDTTASVLPTTAEIEGLSFYDMAVIDGKLYGVDAKDFVSNGSLEVYDLSDNTLLASKTVSIIPGGIYNNETAAR, from the coding sequence ATGAAATTGAAACACTTTATGTTAACAGCGGCTTTCGCCTCATTTATACTTACATCTTGTAGTGATGATGATGATATGCCAACACCAGGAACAATAGGGATATCTACAACAGAAGATACTTATGATGAGGGAGAAGGGACAGTAGAAATAACGATCAGTACTACTAGCGTAAATGCTATGGATGTAACCATTAGTTATGAAGTAACAGGAACAGCCACAGTAGGGGAAGACTATCAATCTTTATCAGGGTCGGTTGTTTTACCAGCAGGGGAAACATCAGTACAAGAAAATTTACTTTTAATTGATGATACAGAGGTAGAATCTTCTGAAGAGGTGATTTTTACTATTACATCTACAAGTAGTGGTGAGGATATTATGGGAGCTAATAGTTCTTTGATATTAACAATTACAGATAATGATTCTTACCCATTTGAAAATGGGATATTAGTTTCTCATGAAGGAAACTTTATGCAAGGAAACGCTTCTATTTCTTTTGTTTCGGATGATTTAACGACAGTGGAAAACGATATTTTTAAAACTGTCAATGATGCAGATGCATTAGGAGACAATGCACAGAGTATGTCTTTTTATGAAAATATGGCTTATATAGTAATGAATGGTTCTCAGAAGATAGAAGTTGTAAATCGTTATACTTTTGAATCTGTTGCCACTATTGGAGGACCGAGCGAGACAGATTTTTTAAACCCTCGTTATATGGCTATAGCTAATGGTAAAGGATATGTTACAAATTGGGGAGACGGTTCTAATCCTGATGATGATTATGTTGCCGTGATTGACTTGGAAACAAATACCGTTGAATCTACTATTTCAGTAGCGGAAGGGCCAGAGAAAATTATAGCGAAGGATAATACCATTTATGTAGCGCTCCAAGGAGGTTTCAATCAAAATAACGGCGTTACTGTAATTGATGCTACAACAAATACTGTTACTACAACCATTACAGTTGGTGATCGCCCTAATTCAATGCAACTAGATGCTAGTGGAAATCTTTGGGTTTTATCAGGTGGAAATCCATCTTGGACTGGAAATGAGACTGCTGGACAAATAGATAATATTAATACTACGGATAATACAGTTACAACAACTATAAGTTATGCAGTTACGGAACATCCAGGTAATTTAGAAATTGATGGAGCTACTCTTTATTATTACTTTGGTGGGTCTGTGTATGCTATGGATACTACAGCGAGTGTATTGCCAACAACTGCGGAAATTGAAGGTCTAAGTTTTTATGATATGGCTGTTATTGATGGTAAACTTTATGGGGTAGATGCCAAAGATTTTGTCAGCAATGGTTCTTTAGAGGTTTATGATTTATCCGATAATACCTTATTAGCTTCTAAAACAGTTTCTATCATTCCAGGAGGAATATATAATAACGAAACAGCAGCAAGATAA
- a CDS encoding TonB-dependent receptor plug domain-containing protein — MKELISIVLVFCATVGYAQRDSILKLDEVVVSDSRIKQYAEGYKVTVIQDSIIQRANGSLTSLLAFNSNIYFKENGFGMVSSPAFRGTNASHTAVVWNGININSQLNGQVDFNTINPFNYNSVSIRSGGGSVQYGSGAIGGSIHLNNDLLFKEHFDNQVSIGYESFQTKKINYNQTFGSRLISYSLGVNYNASDNNYKYLNTGKENKNGEFNNLNLNWNIGYVLSENQILKLYHQTFIGDRNFSGNLVVLGRSKYKDNQYRTQVEWERFGTKAISKVKLAYLQEEYKYFENKDADIYSFGKVSNFLARYSLDYKLSKFFRVNSFLEYNNYKGAGDSFGSPKRDDFSATALIKHIISSKIAYNLSVRQDFSSDFSSPLVFSFDGNYSLTDNYQIKINASKNFRTPTFNDLYWQPGGNLELVPEKSYQLDFGNILNIGAVSMQYNGYYISTKDMIKWLPNNDGFWSPINIEDVEIYGAEAKIEANYSLGKNQELGIKTNYAYTVSEDKSTNEQLIYVPFHRANGSLEYRIADLNLFYQHLFNGAVSIVGGELKEYQVANLGATYTADILKTDLKYTIGVTINNVFNTYYENVALRPMPNRNIQTQLILNF, encoded by the coding sequence ATGAAAGAATTAATTTCAATAGTACTAGTATTTTGTGCTACAGTTGGGTATGCACAACGAGATTCCATTTTAAAGTTGGATGAAGTTGTGGTGTCCGATAGTAGAATTAAGCAATATGCCGAAGGATATAAAGTAACTGTAATACAAGATAGTATTATACAACGTGCTAACGGATCTCTTACCTCGTTACTGGCATTTAATTCTAACATTTATTTCAAAGAGAATGGATTTGGAATGGTTTCTTCCCCTGCCTTTAGAGGAACCAATGCGTCGCATACCGCTGTTGTATGGAACGGTATTAATATAAACTCACAGTTAAACGGACAAGTAGATTTTAATACCATAAACCCATTTAACTATAACTCTGTAAGTATTCGTAGTGGTGGTGGAAGCGTGCAGTATGGCTCAGGAGCTATAGGAGGTAGTATTCATTTAAATAATGATTTACTATTTAAAGAACATTTTGATAATCAGGTTTCTATAGGTTATGAAAGTTTTCAAACAAAAAAAATAAATTATAATCAAACGTTTGGTAGTCGATTAATTTCCTACAGTTTAGGGGTAAATTATAATGCATCAGATAACAATTACAAGTATTTAAATACTGGTAAAGAGAATAAGAATGGCGAGTTTAATAATCTAAATTTAAATTGGAATATTGGTTATGTTCTTTCTGAAAATCAGATATTGAAGTTATACCATCAAACTTTTATTGGTGATAGAAATTTTTCGGGAAACTTGGTGGTTTTAGGAAGAAGTAAGTATAAAGATAACCAGTACAGAACTCAGGTAGAGTGGGAGCGTTTTGGAACCAAGGCGATATCTAAAGTAAAACTAGCCTACTTACAAGAAGAATATAAATATTTTGAGAATAAAGATGCAGATATTTATTCTTTTGGGAAAGTGTCTAATTTTTTAGCAAGATATTCTTTGGATTATAAACTTTCCAAATTTTTTAGAGTCAACTCTTTTTTAGAATATAATAACTACAAAGGTGCAGGAGATAGTTTTGGAAGTCCAAAAAGGGATGATTTTTCTGCAACAGCCCTTATAAAACATATTATTTCATCTAAAATCGCCTACAATTTAAGTGTTAGGCAAGATTTTTCTTCAGATTTCTCAAGTCCTTTGGTTTTTTCGTTCGATGGAAACTATAGTCTTACTGACAATTACCAGATTAAGATAAATGCATCTAAAAATTTTAGGACTCCCACTTTTAATGATTTGTACTGGCAACCTGGTGGAAATTTAGAGCTTGTTCCTGAAAAATCATACCAATTAGATTTTGGGAATATATTAAATATAGGGGCAGTTTCTATGCAATATAACGGGTATTATATTTCAACAAAAGATATGATTAAATGGTTGCCTAATAATGATGGGTTTTGGTCTCCTATAAATATAGAGGATGTGGAAATTTACGGAGCGGAGGCCAAAATAGAAGCAAATTATTCTTTAGGTAAAAACCAAGAACTAGGCATTAAGACGAATTATGCCTATACCGTTTCAGAAGATAAGAGTACTAATGAGCAGTTAATTTATGTGCCATTCCATAGGGCAAACGGTTCACTGGAATATAGAATAGCGGACTTAAATTTGTTTTACCAGCATTTATTTAATGGTGCTGTATCTATTGTTGGTGGGGAGTTAAAAGAATATCAAGTAGCTAATCTTGGAGCAACTTATACGGCAGATATATTGAAAACAGATTTAAAATATACCATAGGAGTTACGATTAACAATGTGTTTAATACGTACTACGAAAACGTAGCATTGCGTCCAATGCCCAACAGAAATATACAAACACAATTAATATTAAATTTTTAA
- a CDS encoding S41 family peptidase: MKKFFLSLLCLGFVVTSCNNDDDTVIEEEEEVETPEEEVAEVDIEVQNFFWQTLNLYYFWQGDVPDLADDRFDTQTAYEEYLSENSQPVDFLENKLLFSEDRFTFYNEDYTQLVNSSAGVSKSNGLQFGLGRITGTDDLFGFVEYIVKNSNASGQDIKRGDLFIGVDGQTLTVDNYIDLLFGDNDTYALNMAEIVDGGISASDRKVTLTKSEGLVEDPIHVSNVITSGDKKIGYLMYNQFVSGSEDTMNAVFADFIAQGVNDLVLDLRYNPGGRGSTAAVLASLIKGTNTSDLLYKTVYNAKLQAEFGSSTENYFVSTTGAFDGNSDAPLNTLNLNRVYIIATEGSASASELVMVGLEPYINVVHIGGTTVGKNQGSVLFVDDPEGGNVYDAERVDNINPNVQWGLQPIISQVENSAGFTDYVDGLVPDIELPEDVTNLGVLGNADEPLFARAIQEITGVSGKRNFDVLMPANVVSSSKLYNPRNTVLLLNNSMPVSKIPVAEKK, translated from the coding sequence ATGAAAAAATTTTTCTTGTCCCTCCTTTGTTTAGGATTTGTTGTTACCTCTTGTAATAACGATGACGATACTGTTATTGAAGAAGAAGAAGAAGTTGAAACCCCTGAAGAGGAAGTCGCAGAAGTTGATATTGAGGTACAAAACTTTTTTTGGCAAACACTTAATCTCTATTATTTCTGGCAAGGTGATGTCCCAGATTTAGCAGATGATCGTTTTGATACACAGACCGCCTATGAAGAATATTTATCCGAAAATTCTCAGCCGGTAGATTTTTTGGAAAACAAACTCTTATTTTCTGAAGACAGATTCACTTTTTACAACGAGGATTATACTCAATTAGTAAACAGTTCTGCTGGTGTTTCTAAAAGTAACGGCCTACAATTTGGTTTAGGTCGTATTACAGGTACAGACGATTTATTTGGTTTTGTAGAATATATTGTTAAAAATTCTAATGCATCTGGTCAAGATATAAAAAGAGGAGATCTATTTATTGGTGTTGACGGACAGACGCTAACCGTAGATAATTATATTGATTTGCTTTTTGGTGATAACGACACCTACGCTCTAAATATGGCTGAAATTGTCGATGGTGGTATTAGTGCTAGTGACAGAAAAGTTACTTTAACCAAATCTGAAGGCTTGGTTGAAGACCCTATTCACGTAAGTAATGTCATTACTTCTGGTGATAAAAAAATTGGTTATTTAATGTATAATCAATTTGTTTCTGGTTCTGAAGATACTATGAATGCAGTATTTGCAGATTTTATTGCACAAGGTGTTAACGATTTAGTATTAGATTTAAGATACAACCCAGGTGGTAGAGGTTCTACAGCTGCCGTTCTTGCCAGTTTAATAAAAGGTACAAATACATCTGACTTACTTTACAAGACTGTGTACAACGCAAAATTACAAGCGGAGTTCGGTAGTTCTACAGAAAATTATTTTGTTAGCACAACAGGAGCTTTTGACGGAAATTCTGATGCACCTTTAAATACATTAAATTTAAATAGAGTTTATATCATTGCAACAGAAGGTTCTGCTTCTGCTAGTGAGTTGGTAATGGTTGGTTTAGAACCATATATAAATGTTGTTCATATAGGTGGTACTACTGTTGGTAAAAATCAAGGGTCAGTTTTATTTGTGGATGATCCAGAAGGTGGTAATGTTTATGATGCTGAAAGAGTTGATAATATTAACCCAAATGTGCAATGGGGACTACAACCTATTATCAGTCAAGTTGAAAATAGCGCTGGGTTTACCGATTATGTAGATGGTTTAGTACCTGATATTGAACTTCCTGAAGATGTTACCAACCTAGGTGTTCTTGGTAATGCCGATGAACCTTTATTTGCTAGAGCTATTCAAGAAATTACAGGTGTCAGCGGCAAAAGAAATTTTGACGTGCTTATGCCTGCAAATGTGGTTTCTAGTTCTAAACTTTACAATCCTAGAAATACGGTACTGTTATTGAACAATAGTATGCCTGTTTCTAAAATTCCTGTTGCTGAAAAGAAATAA
- a CDS encoding DUF4252 domain-containing protein, producing MKKILVLTLLVLAPVIINAQDIFEKYEDNDKVTFVAMQPKMFQMLGKMSVSSDDPEAKEFFELVNSITSFKVITTEDAAISKDVDSWVTKRLSSSSFEELMRVRDGSSNVKFYVKEGKDSDHVKELLMFVTGMKDMDIDINGKKLETVLLSLTGDINLRSVSKLTDKMDLPGGDQLGKAAKKGN from the coding sequence ATGAAAAAGATACTAGTATTAACGCTTTTGGTGTTAGCTCCCGTAATAATCAACGCTCAAGATATTTTTGAGAAATATGAGGATAATGATAAGGTGACCTTTGTTGCCATGCAGCCAAAAATGTTTCAAATGTTGGGTAAAATGAGCGTAAGTTCAGATGATCCAGAAGCAAAAGAATTCTTTGAGCTCGTAAACTCTATTACAAGTTTTAAAGTAATTACCACTGAAGACGCCGCAATTTCTAAAGATGTAGATAGTTGGGTGACAAAAAGGTTGAGCAGCTCTTCTTTTGAAGAACTAATGAGGGTGCGTGATGGTAGCTCTAATGTAAAGTTTTACGTTAAAGAAGGTAAGGATAGTGACCATGTAAAAGAATTATTAATGTTTGTAACCGGTATGAAAGATATGGATATAGATATCAATGGTAAAAAGTTAGAAACTGTTCTTTTGTCCTTGACCGGAGATATTAATTTACGATCAGTTTCGAAATTGACCGATAAAATGGATTTGCCAGGTGGAGACCAATTAGGCAAAGCAGCAAAGAAGGGGAACTAA
- a CDS encoding DUF4252 domain-containing protein: MRKAAVVILMAILPVFGFSQSVFDKYENMDNVGSVIVNKGMIDLVSKLGGMSDDAEAKEFIDVASGLRNVKVFMTEDASVTADMTSTVKKYLKSSKLEELMRVKDQDVNVKFYVKDGKKKDHVSELLMFVSGLENVDVGHNGRKLETVLVSLTGDIDLNKIGTLTNKMDLPKDLNKASGK, from the coding sequence ATGAGAAAAGCAGCAGTAGTAATTTTAATGGCAATTTTACCCGTATTTGGATTTTCACAGTCTGTATTTGACAAATATGAAAATATGGATAATGTAGGGTCAGTAATTGTAAACAAAGGTATGATCGACCTAGTTTCTAAATTAGGCGGCATGAGCGATGACGCAGAGGCAAAGGAGTTTATAGATGTAGCTAGCGGACTAAGAAATGTAAAGGTGTTCATGACCGAAGATGCTTCAGTAACTGCAGATATGACATCAACCGTCAAAAAATATCTTAAGTCGTCCAAGTTAGAAGAGTTAATGCGCGTAAAAGATCAGGACGTTAATGTTAAGTTTTATGTGAAAGACGGAAAAAAGAAAGATCACGTATCGGAATTATTAATGTTCGTTAGTGGTTTAGAGAATGTAGATGTAGGGCATAATGGGCGTAAACTTGAAACAGTTTTAGTTAGCCTTACCGGTGATATTGATTTAAATAAGATAGGTACTTTGACCAATAAAATGGATTTGCCAAAAGATTTAAATAAAGCATCGGGTAAATAA
- a CDS encoding mechanosensitive ion channel family protein: protein MQTNFSVEESVSNLWNKLDGWLESIILKLPNIAMAVLVMFLFYFLARGIRKVLKRTVLRKISQVSIQEIIAKVVFVVIILIGFFIALGVLDLDKVLTSILAGAGVVGLAVGLALQGTLSNTFGGLILSFMPQLKINDFISADGVSGFVTEISLRNIILKKPDNNVVVIPNSKFIDGSFTNYSMNKRNRIFVNCGVGYESDLQMVEDLTVKVIADNFKQNDDEDVEFFFTEFGDSSINFMVRFWADCVNVKQEHAARHKAIKIIKKRFDERDINIPFPIRTLDFGKNNLQIAKE, encoded by the coding sequence ATGCAAACAAATTTCTCAGTTGAAGAATCGGTAAGTAATTTATGGAATAAATTAGATGGTTGGTTAGAATCTATCATTCTAAAATTACCAAATATAGCCATGGCTGTTTTGGTAATGTTTTTATTTTATTTTCTAGCAAGAGGAATACGCAAAGTTCTTAAACGAACCGTTCTAAGAAAAATATCTCAAGTATCTATTCAAGAAATAATTGCCAAAGTAGTTTTTGTAGTTATAATTTTAATTGGCTTTTTTATAGCTTTAGGTGTTTTAGATCTCGACAAGGTATTAACAAGTATTTTAGCTGGTGCAGGAGTAGTTGGTTTGGCAGTAGGTCTAGCTTTACAAGGCACTTTGAGCAATACTTTTGGCGGTCTTATTCTTTCTTTTATGCCTCAGCTTAAAATCAATGATTTTATTTCTGCAGATGGGGTTTCCGGTTTTGTTACCGAAATTAGTTTACGAAACATCATTCTTAAAAAACCCGATAACAATGTAGTAGTTATACCAAACTCTAAATTCATTGATGGTTCATTCACCAATTATTCAATGAATAAGAGAAATAGAATTTTTGTTAATTGTGGCGTTGGTTACGAAAGCGATTTACAAATGGTGGAAGACTTAACAGTTAAAGTTATAGCTGATAATTTTAAACAGAATGATGACGAAGATGTGGAGTTCTTTTTTACAGAGTTTGGCGATAGCTCTATCAACTTTATGGTCCGTTTTTGGGCAGACTGTGTTAATGTAAAACAAGAACATGCCGCAAGGCATAAGGCTATTAAAATAATCAAGAAACGGTTTGATGAGCGTGACATTAATATTCCGTTTCCAATTAGAACATTGGACTTTGGGAAAAACAATTTGCAAATTGCAAAAGAGTAA
- a CDS encoding RNA polymerase sigma factor, giving the protein MKQTEFLNTVLPFKDKLFRMAKRLLVSTEEAEDATQEILIKLWSKKNKIGSYNNVEAFAMTMTKNFCLDRLKSKQAGNLKLVHTNYTDANTSLQGQLEAKDSIDWVERIMAELPEQQKMVLQLRDVEQYEYEEIEKLLDMKPTAIRVALSRARKTVREKLMEKHNYGIA; this is encoded by the coding sequence ATGAAACAAACGGAGTTTTTAAATACTGTATTACCATTTAAGGATAAGTTGTTCCGTATGGCCAAAAGATTGTTGGTGTCTACAGAAGAAGCTGAAGATGCAACACAAGAGATTTTAATAAAGTTATGGTCCAAGAAGAATAAAATAGGTAGCTATAACAATGTAGAAGCTTTTGCAATGACAATGACGAAAAACTTTTGTTTGGATAGACTAAAATCTAAGCAAGCCGGAAATTTGAAATTGGTGCATACTAATTATACAGACGCAAATACGTCTTTACAAGGTCAATTAGAAGCAAAAGATAGCATCGATTGGGTAGAAAGAATAATGGCAGAATTACCAGAGCAGCAAAAAATGGTATTACAATTGCGAGATGTAGAACAATATGAATACGAAGAAATAGAAAAATTGTTGGATATGAAACCGACGGCCATACGGGTAGCTTTGTCAAGAGCTCGAAAAACCGTTAGGGAAAAATTAATGGAAAAGCATAATTATGGAATTGCATAA
- a CDS encoding mechanosensitive ion channel family protein has product MENAQVWIDKGIGMAMEYGPKVLMAILIYIIGSWVIKKLIGVTRKGMTKQDYDESLQKFLLSLVKWALTIFLIITVISTLGVETTSFAAVIAAAGLAIGLALQGSLSNFAGGVLLIIFKPYKIGDLIEAQGVLGNVKEIEIFTTKLITPENKLAIVPNGAMANGNIVNYTAEGKIRVDTTVGVAYDSDLQKTKDVLLAMLKANPLVLQDPAPSVNVSELADSSVNLAVRPFCKPEDFWDVYFATIEGTKKALDTAGIEIPYPHEVQINK; this is encoded by the coding sequence ATGGAAAACGCACAAGTATGGATTGACAAAGGAATTGGAATGGCAATGGAATATGGACCAAAGGTTCTGATGGCCATATTAATATATATAATCGGTTCTTGGGTTATAAAAAAGTTAATTGGTGTCACTAGAAAAGGGATGACCAAGCAGGATTACGATGAATCATTGCAGAAGTTCTTGTTAAGTTTAGTGAAATGGGCACTTACAATATTTTTGATTATCACAGTTATTTCAACCTTAGGTGTTGAAACTACAAGTTTTGCAGCAGTAATTGCAGCAGCTGGTTTAGCTATTGGTCTTGCTTTGCAAGGTTCTCTTTCTAATTTTGCAGGTGGTGTTTTACTTATCATTTTTAAGCCTTATAAAATTGGAGATTTGATAGAAGCACAAGGTGTATTAGGTAATGTAAAAGAGATTGAGATTTTTACAACTAAATTGATAACACCAGAAAATAAGTTAGCAATTGTTCCAAATGGTGCAATGGCAAACGGTAACATAGTAAATTATACTGCAGAAGGTAAAATAAGAGTTGACACAACTGTAGGTGTAGCTTATGATTCTGATTTGCAAAAAACAAAAGATGTGTTATTGGCAATGTTAAAGGCAAACCCTTTAGTATTACAAGATCCAGCTCCTTCAGTAAATGTATCTGAATTGGCAGATAGTTCTGTAAACTTAGCTGTACGTCCTTTCTGTAAGCCAGAAGATTTTTGGGATGTTTATTTTGCAACCATTGAAGGAACTAAGAAAGCATTAGATACTGCAGGTATTGAAATTCCTTACCCGCACGAAGTTCAAATCAATAAATAA
- a CDS encoding DUF4252 domain-containing protein, which translates to MKKVYLMIMLILGFTISSCSSEQSLQEYYIASAENPNFMSFDLPSSLLDLEKSNLSNSEMEAVSSLKKLNVLAFQKKDTNEADYQAQKAAIKLILKDDDYSELMKINTAMGKATLQLKGDDDTIDELVIYGDNDEKGLILVRVLGDDMNPASFVQLIKAMEKSDFDGEGLEKLGDLLKG; encoded by the coding sequence ATGAAAAAAGTATATTTAATGATAATGTTGATATTAGGTTTTACCATTTCATCATGTTCATCAGAACAGAGTTTACAAGAATATTATATTGCAAGTGCAGAGAATCCTAATTTCATGTCTTTTGATTTGCCTTCTAGTCTCTTGGATTTGGAAAAATCAAATTTGAGTAATTCGGAAATGGAAGCGGTCTCATCACTTAAAAAGTTGAATGTCTTAGCATTTCAAAAAAAGGACACAAATGAGGCTGATTATCAAGCTCAAAAAGCAGCTATAAAGTTGATTTTAAAAGATGATGATTATAGCGAGCTTATGAAAATAAATACGGCAATGGGTAAAGCAACCTTGCAGTTAAAGGGTGATGATGATACCATAGACGAGTTAGTAATTTATGGTGATAATGATGAAAAAGGATTAATTCTGGTTCGTGTACTAGGTGATGATATGAACCCTGCTAGTTTTGTTCAGTTAATAAAAGCAATGGAGAAATCTGATTTTGATGGGGAAGGATTAGAGAAACTTGGAGATTTGTTAAAAGGCTAA